The Engystomops pustulosus chromosome 1, aEngPut4.maternal, whole genome shotgun sequence genome has a window encoding:
- the LOC140122038 gene encoding phosphatidylethanolamine-binding protein 1-like — MVFDVSEWDGPLHLSDVDERPKVPLTVTHETVCIDKLGKVLKPSQIKKKPKLEWEGMDPKKLYTIILTDPDVPSKNDRSLAEWHHYMVVNARGNDLDSGDTLTEYVGSGAGKDTGLHRYTWLVYEQTAPLKCDELRVNDRTAAGRERFKASAFRKKYGLGSPVAAICFQAEWDDSVPALYKQLGVA; from the exons ATGGTGTTTGATGTCAGCGAGTGGGACGGACCGCTACACCTTAGCGATGTGGATGAAAGACCTAAGGTTCCTCTGACGGTGACGCATGAGACTGTATGCATAGACAAGCTGGGGAAAGTCCTAAAACCTAGTCAG atTAAAAAGAAACCAAAACTTGAATGGGAGGGCATGGATCCCAAGAAACTATACACTATCATATTAACAGATCCTGATGTTCCAAGCAAGAATGATCGCTCTCTTGC AGAATGGCATCACTACATGGTGGTAAATGCTAGGGGAAATGATCTGGACTCTGGCGATACTCTTACAGAATATGTTGGCTCCGGAGCAGGAAAAGATACAG GTCTGCATAgatacacatggcttgtatatgaACAGACAGCCCCTCTCAAGTGTGATGAACTCCGTGTGAATGACAGAACTGCAGCCGGGCGAGAGAGATTTAAAGCGTCTGCTTTCCGTAAGAAGTACGGGCTCGGCTCCCCAGTTGCTGCTATTTGCTTCCAGGCTGAATGGGATGACTCTGTCCCTGCACTCTACAAACAGTTGGGGGTCGCATAA